The DNA segment CCGTCTGCCATCATACCGATGCTGAGTGCGAAATAGGTTGAGCGATTCCAGTGCATAATCGTGCGGAAATTGTCGTAAACCAGGAACGCACGCCCCTGCACGTCATCTGGCGTAATAATCCACGCGCGGGTCGCCGTCGAGGCAAGCGGGCTGCCATCTGTCTGAGTGACACCCAGTTGTTGCCAGTAGCTGGCCGGGTGCATCTGGTTATTTTTCAGACCTGCCAGAGCAGCATCAAAGTTAGCCGGAAGTTTAACCTCCTGACCCCAGCCCTGATTGCCTTTCCAGCCTTCTTTAGATAAGTAATTTGCCGTGGAGGCAAACACGTCGTCGGTATTTTTCCAGATATCGATTTTGCCGTCGCCGTTGCCGTCAGCGCCGTAGTTGAGATACGAACTGGGCATGAACTGCGATTGTCCCATTGCGCCTGCCCATGAGCCTTTCATCATATCGCTGGAAGCATGGCCGGAATCGACGATTTTAAGTGCGGACATAAATTCTTTGGTAAAGAACGCTTCGCGACGGCCTTCGAAGGCCAGCGTCGCCAGCGCCGAAAACACATCCTCTTTACCCTGAATCTTACCGAAACCGCTTTCCATCCCCCACAGGGCGACGATGTACTGCGGCTGCACACCATAACGATCACTCGCTTTTTGCAACGCAGGCAGGTTATTGCGGTACTGTTCCTGAGCAGCTTTAATTTTCCACTCAGGCAGGACGCGGGTCAGATAATCGTCAAGTGTGATTTTCTTTTCAAGCTGATTGCGGTCTGAGTTGATGACGCGATCGACGAAATGGATATTAGCGAAAGTGCTGTCAATGGTTTGCTGGCTGATGCCCTGCGCAC comes from the Enterobacteriaceae bacterium Kacie_13 genome and includes:
- a CDS encoding lytic murein transglycosylase, giving the protein MKLSALAVLTPLIILSGCAAQEATSGQPTTPPAAAAKAPATASTAAPAKTSLAEQGRDPAEFPAYVEQLKAQARAQGISQQTIDSTFANIHFVDRVINSDRNQLEKKITLDDYLTRVLPEWKIKAAQEQYRNNLPALQKASDRYGVQPQYIVALWGMESGFGKIQGKEDVFSALATLAFEGRREAFFTKEFMSALKIVDSGHASSDMMKGSWAGAMGQSQFMPSSYLNYGADGNGDGKIDIWKNTDDVFASTANYLSKEGWKGNQGWGQEVKLPANFDAALAGLKNNQMHPASYWQQLGVTQTDGSPLASTATRAWIITPDDVQGRAFLVYDNFRTIMHWNRSTYFALSIGMMADGIMGAQGQAPAISGDLTPAPSAPLAPAPHNPFSG